CCAGTGGGTCCGCGTCGGCGCCCCCGTCGAGGGCGGGGAGCGGGTGCGGCTGCACATTGAGGCCGCCTCCAACCCCGTCATCCTCGACTACCACCCCTTCCTTCCCACGCGGCTCGGCGACAAGGAGACCGCGGGCAGCGAACCGCAGTACACCCTCGCCCGCATGGATCTCGCCGTGTTCGACGAAACCGTGTGGCAGCTCGTGATCGACCTGGAGGTGCTCGGCGAACTGATGGCCGAGCTGCCCGTGGAGTCCGCGCGCCGCTGGGACATCCTCCGGGCGGTCGACAAGGCGCTCGACGCGCTGGACCTCCAGGACGTCAACGGCACGGCGGACCGGGCCCGTTCGCGCCTCACCGAGGTCCTCGCCACCCCCGCCGCGCCCTCCGCCCACCGGATCAGCGCCGTCGGGCACGCGCACATCGACTCGGCGTGGCTCTGGCCGCTGCGCGAGACCGTGCGCAAGGTGGCCCGGACGACCTCCAACATGACCGCGCTCCTCGACGACGAGCCCGACTTCGTCTTCGCCATGTCCCAGGCACAGCAGTGGGCGTGGGTGCGCGACCACCGGCCCGAAGTGTGGGCCCGGGTGAAGAAGGCCGTGGCCGACGGGCGGTTCGTGCCGGCCGGCGGCATGTGGGTGGAGTCCGACACCAACATGCCCGGCTCGGAGGCGATGGCCCGCCAGTTCGTGCACGGCAAGCGGTTCTTCCTCGACGAGTTCGGCATCGAGAACGACGAGGCCTGGCTGCCCGACACCTTCGGCTTCGCCGCCGGACTGCCGCAGATCATCAAGGCGGCGGGCTCCAAGTACCTGCTCACCCAGAAGATCAGCTGGTCACGGACGAACACGTTCCCGCACCACACCTTCCGGTGGGAGGGCATCGACGGCACACGGATCTTCACCCACTTCCCGCCCGTCGACACCTACAACTGCTCCATGAAGGGCAGCGAGATCGCGCACGCGGTCCGCAACTTCAAGGACAAGGGCGTCGCCCGCCACTCCCTCGCCCCCACCGGCTGGGGTGACGGAGGCGGGGGCACGACCCGCGAGATGGTCGCCAAGGCGGCCCGACTGCGCGACCTCGAAGGCTCGGCGACGGTGACCTGGGAGACCCCGCAGGCCTTCTTCGAGAAGGCCGTGGCCGAGTATCCCGAACCGCCGGTGTGGGTAGGTGAGTTGTACCTCGAACTGCACCGCGCCACCCTCACCAGCCAGGCCAGGACCAAGCAGGGCAACCGCCGCAGCGAGCACCTGCTCCGGGAGGCCGAGCTCTGGGCGGCCACGGCGGCCGTACGCACCGGCTTCCCCTACCCGTACGAGGACCTGGACCGCATCTGGAAGACGGTCCTGCTGCACCAGTTCCACGACATCCTGCCCGGCTCGTCCATCGCCTGGGTGCACCGGGAGGCCCGGCGGACGTACGAGCGGGTCGCCGAGGAACTGGACCGGATCATCGAGTCGGCCCAGCGCTCCCTGGCCGGCCAGGGCGACACCCCGCTCGTCTTCAACGCCGCCCCGCACACCCGCGCCGGCGTCCCGGCGGGCGGTGCGCGCACCCCGGCCGAGCGGCACCGCACAGTCCTCTCCGACCGCCCCGGCGGCGGGTACGTCCTGGACAACGGCGTCCTGCGCGTCGAGATCGACGCCCGGGGGCTCGTGCCGTCGGCCTACGACATCGAGGCCGACCGCGAGACCGTCGCCCCGGGCCGCGCCGCGAACCTCCTCCAACTGCACCCCGACTTCCCGAACATGTGGGACGCCTGGGACGTCGACGAGTT
The Streptomyces tuirus genome window above contains:
- a CDS encoding alpha-mannosidase; this translates as MHDDRSLVEARLKRVLDERVRPAVYPESVPLDVAVWHAPDEPVPVAEGLAAEPEPIEVGARWGAPWGTSWFRVTGTVPEAWAGRTVEAILDLGFDENMPGFQCEGLVYRPDGTPVKGLNPRNQWVRVGAPVEGGERVRLHIEAASNPVILDYHPFLPTRLGDKETAGSEPQYTLARMDLAVFDETVWQLVIDLEVLGELMAELPVESARRWDILRAVDKALDALDLQDVNGTADRARSRLTEVLATPAAPSAHRISAVGHAHIDSAWLWPLRETVRKVARTTSNMTALLDDEPDFVFAMSQAQQWAWVRDHRPEVWARVKKAVADGRFVPAGGMWVESDTNMPGSEAMARQFVHGKRFFLDEFGIENDEAWLPDTFGFAAGLPQIIKAAGSKYLLTQKISWSRTNTFPHHTFRWEGIDGTRIFTHFPPVDTYNCSMKGSEIAHAVRNFKDKGVARHSLAPTGWGDGGGGTTREMVAKAARLRDLEGSATVTWETPQAFFEKAVAEYPEPPVWVGELYLELHRATLTSQARTKQGNRRSEHLLREAELWAATAAVRTGFPYPYEDLDRIWKTVLLHQFHDILPGSSIAWVHREARRTYERVAEELDRIIESAQRSLAGQGDTPLVFNAAPHTRAGVPAGGARTPAERHRTVLSDRPGGGYVLDNGVLRVEIDARGLVPSAYDIEADRETVAPGRAANLLQLHPDFPNMWDAWDVDEFYRNTVTDLTAADEVAPDGDGVRVVRTFGASRVTQVLSLPPGERLLVVDTEVDWHETEKFLKLAFPLDVHAERYASETQFGHFYRPTHTNTSWEAAKFEACNHRFVHLEEPGFGVAIVNDSTYGHDVTRTVHTDGGTTTTVRASLLRAPRFPDPETDQGVHRFRHALVPGAGIGDAVREGWRINLPERRFTGAADVAPLVTSDQDAVVVTAVKLADDGSGDVVVRFHEAFGGRARATLTAGFDVAGVAVTDLLERPLADAAAPEVRDGRIALRLRPFELVTLRLRRA